The Ehrlichia chaffeensis str. Arkansas DNA segment TTAGCAGAACAACATATAAACTCTACAGTAAAAAAAGTTTTAGTATCAGCACCCATGCAAGATTCTGATGCAACAATCGTATATGGTGTAAATAATGAAATGCTAAAAAAAGAGCACAATATTATCTCAGCTGGATCATGCACAACAAACTGCATAGCACCTATTTTAAAAATCATGAATGATACTATAGGAATCAATAATGGATTTATGACAACTATACACTCATACACAAATGACCAAAACTTAGTTGATAACAATCACAAAGATGTAAGAAGGGCAAGAGCATGCATGATGTCTATAATTCCTACTACAACAGGAGCAACAAAAACTATTGATTTAATAATACCAGAATTAAAAGGAAAACTTAATGGAACCGCTGTACGTGTACCTACAGCAAACGTATCCATGGTAGACTTAGTTTTTAATTCCATTAAATCAACTACTGCTAATGAAATAAACGACATAATAAAAAATTCTTCACAAAACTCCAAAGTAATAAACATAACAGATAAGAAATTAGTATCTATAGACTTCTGTCACAGTACATATAGTTCAATAGTAGATGCTGATGAAACATATGTTACCAATAATAATCTGTGTCGTATAGCAGCTTGGTATGACAATGAGTGGGCTTTTGCTATGAGAATGTTAGATATAGTATTACTATTATCAGAAAATCATATTTAAAAAATGTAGGTAAGGATTGTATTACTTAAGAAATTAAGATTATAACTATCTTTACCTATAAAATACCTGGCCACGAAAACACATTTATAAGTACAAAGCAAAGCTTAATAACACCTATAACCTGTTATAAAGGTATGCAACAAAAAACATAGACATATATTGCTCAACTACTAAATACTTTTAAATGACAAGTACAGAATTCTTACCCACTGTAACAATACTATACACTTTAAGTATAATAAATTTGGTATTATAAAAAAAAATAAGTTTTATAGTTACTTACTTTTTAGATAATTTACCATGGATGATATCATGTCTTGTATCCCAAGATATACATTATAAAGGCTATCATTCCTCATATACGCAGAACAAGAAAATATTCTGTTTACATCATCCTTAACAGATTTAATAGTAGGACAATCAACATGAACTCCTCCCATTTTATCTATTAAACCATTAGAGTCTTCTCCTATTGTCACCTTAACCTTTGCAATATCTTTTAATAATGCAACTACTACTGCAGGTGATATACAAACTGCCCCTATAGGTTTTTTAGCATTATAAAACTCACGCACAGCATTTTTAAATTCAGGTAGTATATAATCATTTTCCTTATCTTCATCAAATAAGTTAGAAAAATTTTTTGCTACTCCATAGCCACCAGGAATTACTAACATATCAAACTCTTCTACTCTAATTTGTTCTATATCATATACAGAACCTCTAGCTATTCTTGCAGATTCAACCAAAATGTTTCTTACTTCTCCTACCGATTCCTTCTTTTTATGATCTACAACTTGTTTTTGATTTTTATTTGGTGCAAAACATTTAAAATTTACATTATGCCTATCAAGTTCAAGCATAACTAAAACAGCCTCTCTGATCTCTGAACCATCCATATGACCACAACCAGCTAAAATAACAGCAGAATTTAATGCCATAATTAAATACCCTTTTCTGGAATAAATGCTAATTTTATAAAAACTATTTATAATTTACAAATTTATTTGAGTATTATAATATTACACAATTGTATTTATTATCGTTTACCTAATAAACAATGAACATATTACTAATAGGATGCGGTAACTTAGGAAGTATATTATTAAATAAATGGTCACATAGTGATCAAATATCAAAAGTGACTGTAGTACAGCCTAGCTTATCAAAAAAGGATACTTTTAACAATATAACTAAGGTAGTCTTTGTAAAAAGTCATGAGGAAGTAGATAAAGATTTTATACCTCAAATTGTAGTAATTGCAATAAAACCACAACTGGTGTCTGATGTTATGCCAAACTACAGAATTTATAGTGAATCTGCATCTTTTATATCTTTATGTGCCGGAATTGATATTAATTTTCTAAAAACATGCTTAAGTCCTACAGCAACAATAATTAGGGTAATGCCTAATATTGCCATGTCACTAGGCAAAAGTGTAAACCTTTCTTATATAGAAGAAGAATTACCACATGAAAAACAAAAAGTATCAACTATTTTTAATAACACAGGACTTATATATTGGATACAAAAAGAAGATATCTTTGACAAATTATCTCCTATTACTGGTTCTGGTCCTGCATACTTTTTTTCTCTTGCAGAAGAATTAGTAAAAAATACTATAGCTGCAGGTATCAATGAAGAAGATGCTATTAAACTTGTATCTCAAACATTTATAGGAAGTGCTAAATTGCTAGAAACAAGACAAAATACTATAAGTCATCTTATATCATCTATAACAAGCCGCGGCGGAATAACACAAGCTGCACTGCAGGTGTTAAATTTACATTTACCTCAAACAATTAGTTCATGTTTAAAGGCAGCCATGGAAAGGCTATTATACTTAAAAGGATTAGATAAAAATAAATAATAAGTGTTACGCAACACTTATTAGTAGTTATTTTTAGAAAAAATAAACTAAAAATTTTATTTGATATTTCTTTAAGTTAAATTATAATGCAAAGGGTAATATGAGCAAAGGGCTTGTGAAGCCGGTCAGGTTAGGAATAAAGCAGCCGTAGCATTGTTTCTTTGGGTTGTATTGCCCATTTTTTATGTTACCATTCTACAATGAGTTTTGCATTAAAGTATAGACCTAGTAATTTTAAAGATCTCATAGGGCAAGAGGTTTTAGTTCGTGTTCTACATAATGCATTTCACTTAAATAAAATACCAGAATCTATACTTTTGACAGGTATTAGTGGTGTAGGAAAAACTACCGCTGCAAGGATAATATCTATGTGCTTAAACTGTATTTCTGGACCAACGTCTGATCCATGTAATACATGTCAAAATTGTATATCTATAAAAAATTTCAACCATCCAGATGTAATAGAAATAGACGCAGCAAGCAACACAAGCATAGAAGATGTTAAAGTGATTTTAGAGAATTCGCGCTACATGCCAATTAGTTCAAAATTCAAAGTATACATAATAGACGAAGTACATATGTTATCTAATAGTGCATTTAATGCCCTACTGAAAGTACTAGAAGAACCTGCACCTTATGTAAAATTCATTTTAGCAACAACAGAAGTAAAAAAAATACCTGTAACTATTATATCTAGATGTCAGAGGTTTGACTTTCAAAGGATATCCACAGATAAACTTGTAGATCATCTAAAAGTCGTGGCAAAAAAAGAAAATGTATCCTTCGATGAAGAAAGTATAAAATTAATAGCATATAATGCTGATGGATCTATACGCAATGCTCTATCTTTATTGGAGCAAGCTGCTATATACAGTAATAAAATCTTATCTGAAAACATCACAAAAGAAATGCTGGGTTATGTTAGTAGACATACATTACTAGAAATAATAGAACCATTAATTATAGGGAATGCTACAGAAGCTCTAAATAAATTTGAAGAAGCATGTAACTCGTATAACTCTGTTATAATTTTAGATAATATGTTGCAGATTATTTATGAAATATGTTACTTCTCTATAACAAAAAAAGACAACTCTACATCTGATAACAGTATTATAACATATATAAAAAACGAAAAGATTTTATCTCCTACATTTCTATCAAGGTTATGGCAAATGCTTTTTAAAGGTATACAGGAAGTAAAGTCATCTAGCTGTATAAAGCAGGCTGCAAATATGCTAATCATAAGGTTATGTTATTTGTCATCTTTACCATCTCCAAAACAAATAATAGATAAGATTCAAGGAAAAATAAACAACACATCAGATATTAACCGTAAAGCATTACTTGAATTGTTAAAAAGTAATAACATGCAAGACTTATATAACCAAATTTACGAATCTGAGTCAGAAGTAAAAAATTATAAAGATGAAGCATTAAATATAGAAACTAACCAGGCATTATCTAAAGATTTTCATGAGGATTCACTAAATTTTTTCAATAATTCAACAAATAAAAAATGTAATGTACCCATTGAACAAAATTTTGATATAAATAAAAGTAGTAATCCATGTTATAATCAACATCTTGATCCAACTGTTTGCAATATATTACAAGAGTTCGATGGAGCAAAAGTTATAAATATAGAAAACATAAAAAAGAACAACAATAAGGAGTGAGCTATGTACTCTAGCGATCAATTATCTAACTTACAAGAGATGATAAAAAAGAAGTTTTCCGACTTTCAAGAACACCAAAAATCTCAAATATTTGAAGGTTCATCACTTGGTGGAAAAGTGTCTGTAAAAATTAGTGTATCCAATATGGTAAGCTATCAAGTTGTTGAAGTAAAATTAGACCCATCACTTCTACAAGAAAAAGCCATTTTAATAGAAGATTTAATTAAAGCAGCACTGAACGATGCTTTAAAAAAGTCATCCGATTACAATAAAAATCTTGTAGGTTCTTTATTATCATTTGGCATATAATAGAAAAGACATGAGTTATAAAATAGCAGTAGTAGGTGCCACAGGAAATGTAGGTAGGGTTATTCTGAACATTCTGGCAAGCAGGTCATTTCCAGCAAAAGAGGTTGTAGCGCTAGCATCAAAAAAGTCTATAGGTAAAAAATTAAGTTATGGAGATGAAGTATTAGAATCCCAAGACTTAGACAGTTACAACTTTACTAATACAGACATAGCAATTTTTTCAGCTGGATCTTCAATATCACAACAGTACGCACGAACAGCAGCAAATAAAGGATGTATAATTATCGACAATACTTCCTTATTTCGTATGGAAGATGAAATACCATTAGTAGTTCCAGAAATCAATCCAGAAGACATAGCTCAATATTATAAACATAACATTATTGCCAATCCAAATTGCTCTACTATACAAATGCTTTTAGCTTTAAATCCATTACATAAAATATCGAAAATAAAGAGAGTTGTAGTATCAACGTATCAATCAGTTTCTGGTGCAGGAAAATCTGCAATGGATGAACTCTATTCACAAACCAAGGGCACGTTTATGAACCAAAACATTGCCCCTAAACAATTTACAAAAAGAATTGCTTTTAACTGCATTCCACACATAGATGTTTTTATGGAAGATGGTTCAACAAAAGAAGAATGGAAAATGGCCGTAGAAACAAAGAAAATATTAGATAATAATATAGAAGTAAGTGCAACATGTGTTAGGGTTCCAGTATTTGTATCACATTCTGAATCATTAAACGTTGAATTCTTATCTGAGATTTCAGAAGAAGAAGCTTATGAAGCATTAGAAAATGCTCCAGGAGTTATAATCCTTGATAGGAGAGAAGATGGTGGATACGCAACACCATTAGACAGTGTACATGAAGACGAAGTTTATGTATCAAGATTAAGAAAAGACAACACAGTAAAACATGGTCTTAATATGTGGTTAGTAAGTGACAATTTAAGAAAAGGTGCAGCATTAAATGCAGTACAAATAGCAGAAATACTTGTTAATGATTACCTTTAAAAAGATATTTTTAAAATAGCAAATATTGTAACACTATATGAATTACCAGATTTATTTCAGCACCGCTTATTTTTATAATGCACACGAGTAATTCCTTTCTTCCTATTAAAAAATGGTCTAACTTGAAAAAATCTTTTTATTAACACATCAATATAGATGTTGAATTATGTGGATAACTAGAGTTTACTACAGCATCATTTACATTAAGACACACAAGTAAAGCCACTCTTATTGCAAGTATATCATACAAATGTATGATCAACTATTTCTCTTATTTTATGATTAATCTATAAACATGATAACAATTCATAAGCAACTTATACGTTAAATATGAAATTCATTTTTTAATTTTAAAGCAAGATCTTCTCTCTCCCAGGAGAAACTTCCATTTTCATCAGGTATTCTTCCAAAATGCCCATAACATGATGTAATCCTATAAATAGGATTAAGTAATACTAAGTGTTTACAAATTCCATAAGGAGATAAATCTATATTATCTTGTATAAAATTTTTTATTATATCATCATCAACAAATCCAGTACCAAAAGTATTCACATAAAATGAAATAGGATAAGACACACCAATAGCATATGACAACTGCACTAAACATTGATCAGCCAATTTCGCAGAAACAACATTCCTTGCCAAGTAACGAGCCATATAAGCAGCAGATCTATCTATTTTACTTGGATCTTTTCCAGAAAAAGCCCCACCACCATGAGGTACATGTCCTCCGTATGTATCTATCATAATCTTACGACCAGTTAAACCACAATCCCCAACTGGACCACCTACAACAAACCTACCTGCAGGATTAACTAAAAAGTCACTATCAGGGCACATCCACCCTTCAGGCAAAGACTCCTTAACATAAGGATAAACTATGTCTCTTATCTGACTTTTTGACAAATCTTCAGAATGCTGTATAGAAAGTACAATATTAGACGCTCTAACAGGAACATTATTTTTATACAACAATGTAATCTGTGTTTTTGCATCTGGACCAAGATTTGGTATCTCACAATTTTTCACTGCAGAAATAATATTCTTCAAAATTAAATGAGAATAAAAAATTGATGCAGGCATAAAAGTTTCAGTTTCATTTATTGCATATCCATACACTATACCCTGATCACCAGCACCCTGCTTTTCACCAGAACTAACTCCAACAACAATATCTGGAGATTGCTCATGTATTAAAATTTCAATAACAACATATTTCCAATGGAATCCATCTTGTTCATATCCTATTTCTTTTATAACTTGACGAGCTATACACTCTATATCAAATTTATTAATACTAACTCCACAAATTTCACCACTAATTATTACCTTATTTTTCGTTACTAAAGTCTCTATAGCGGTATGTACAAGTGGATTTAATGATATATAATAGTCAAGTATGGCATCAGATATTTGATCAGCAACTTTATCAGGATGTCCATTGGAAACAGATTCACTAGTTATGATGTGGTCAGATAAACAATTTTTATAATAAAACATGTTAAAAACGTAAACCCAAAGACTCTTATAGTATCAAATCTGAAATAACTAAACAATATATAAATAATATCCACTTTTTAATACATTAATATCTTTCATGTCATCACACTCGCTAATAATACATTCTTCATTACTAATTCAAAAATATAAATAATATACAGAAGACAAGTTCACTAATATAAAACAACATATCTCATCAATTTATACCCATTCTTCAAACTTACAAAATGTAGATAATCCTAAAAAACCTATAAACTTGACAAATGTGTTAATTAAAGTACCATTTTATATTTACAATGTGCCCGTAGCTCAGCTGGATAGAGCACCAGCCTTCTAAGCTGTGGGTCAGGGGTTCGAATCCCTTCGGGCACACCATAAAATTGACAATTTTTAATTATTAATACACTTTTTTATACTTTTGCGTATTTTTGTATCATGAACAATAGCAAGTACTATGACGTAGTTATCTCAGGAGCAGGGATCAATGGAATGATTACAGCAATAGCATTAAGTCAACTGTCTATCTCTACAGCTTTAATAGATAAAAACAAAATTTTACTATCAATACCAAAAGATAGAGTATTTGCCTTATCAAGAAGATCCCAGGAAATATTAGATAAGTTTAACATATGGAACAATATAAAAGAGCATTGTCCTATATTAGACATCTTAATAAAAGACGAAGATAGTTCAATATTTACACACTATGACCATAAATCTATAAGCGATAATCCTATGGGGTATATTGTAGAAAGCAAATTTCTATGTGATGCCTTTAAAAAACATATAAAAAAAATAAACTTGTACTCAGAATGTACATACAAATCAGTAAACATTACAAATGATCTAGTAAGAATAGAACTAACAGACAATACAATATTATTAACATCATTATTAATATCTGCTGAAGGTAAAAATTCAACCCTAAGACAAATATTTGATATACCATCTATCAATCATGATTATTCTCAAAGCAGTATTATTTGTAATATAAAACATACAAATCACCATAATAATCTAGCCATAGAGCATTTTTTTCATGGAGGACCATTTGCAATATTACCTATGTATGATGGATACAGGTCTTCTGTGGTCTGGACAAATAAAACACAAATTAGTGAAATGCTTATGAAACTAAAAAAACAAGATTTTATGGCAGAGTTAGAAAAAAAATGTGCACCTTATGTAAACGATATAAAACTAGATAGCGAAATAAAGTGTTTTCCATTACATTTGATGTTTGCAAAACATTTATATAAGAACAGATTTGCATTGATAGGTGATGCAGCACATTCTATACATCCCATAGCAGGTCAGGGGTTAAATTTAGGAATAAGAGACATTGATAAACTAGTAAACCATATAAAATCAGCAAAGCAATATGGTATAGATATAGGTAGCAACTATGTATTAAAAAATTTTTCCTATGACAGATACTTTGATAACTCATCTATGGCAATTCTTACTACACTCATAGATGGAATATTTACTAAAAAATCTTGTACAGCAAAAATTGCAAGAAGATTTGGATTATTTATTGTTCAAAATTCAAAAAGCATAAAAAATTATATGATAAAACATGCTATGGGAATAGGAAAATTTAACTAACTCTTGTCAATTACATTATCACAATCCTCCTTTTTATTTTTCATGCACAAAATCTCTACAGTCATTTTATTGATTGATTTTTCTATCTCCATCATTGCATTCCTTTTTATTCTGTACATTTCCTCACGATAATCAGCTTGCCTAAAATCAATATCAGTTTTATCACGAAATTCTAAATTTTCTCCACCATAACTATTCTTTTTAAACATAGAACATATGTATTCAAACATACATCTAAAAAATTCATTCCAATTAATCTTAGAAATCTTCAAATAAGCCCAAAAAGGTATAACTAATGATACACCTGCTTTAAAAAATACAGAATAAGTTAGCGAATCAGAGTTATAATAACACCACTTTAAATACTTATAAATGTAAATAGCAACATTCTTAGGATCTCTATATTCAAAAGCAAATCTAATTCCTTCCTTCATCATAATAAATATGAAAGAAGAAAAATAAAGAAACACTGCAAAAAACAACAGATTTATTAGAAGATTCTTCATTTTCCTTAATATAAAGGAAAATAACATGTACCTATAAAAAAACATAAGGTTATTATATGAAATTACTTTTTAAAATGGCTGGGATGGAAGGGTTCGAACCTCCGAATGACGGTATCAAAAACCGTTGCCTTACCACTTGGCGACATCCCATCTATACCAAAAACAACTATATAGTAATTAGTAAATCTTACCTCATGATTAACAAAGATTATACTGATAGCACAAAAATGCAAGGAAAAATAAAACCATTAAAAATAAAAGCATAATATGCTACTTTTTAGATTTAATAAATAGATTTTATTATTATAACTTTTAATAAGTTATATATTTAATAAAAAAATAAACCTTGTATAACTTCATATTATTCTTCTATAATAGCGATAATTAGGATTGGTTATATTTTTGTGAATTTTCAAAGTATAATAAGAAACTTACAAAGTTATTGGGAAGACTATGGATGTACAATATTTCAGCCATATACTTCTGAATTAGGAGCAGCAACTCTTCATCCAGCAACTTCGATGACAGCTATATCAAAAAAGCCATCAAAACTGGCTTATGTTCAACCTGTTATTAGGCCATGTGATGGAAGATACGGTGATAATCCAAATCGTTTATATCAGCACCATCAATATCAAGTATTAATCAAACCTTCTAATACCGATTTACAATCAGATTATTTAAAAAGTTTAGAAAGAATAGGAATATCTATCAAAACTCACGACATAAAATTTATAGAAGACGATTGGGAAAATCCAAGCATTGGTGCTTGGGGTTTAGGATGGGAAGTAACCTGTAATGGTATGGAGATAACTCAATTTACTTATATGCAACAAGTAGGTGGTATTGAATGTTCTTTAGTTCCAGGAGAAATTGCATATGGCCTGGAAAGGATAGCGATGATAATTCAAAATGTTGACAATATATATAAAATATTATGGGATGATAATGGAACAACTTACGGAGACGTATTCAAACAACGCGAATATGAATTTTCTAAACTAGCTTTAGATTATTATGATGTAGACATTCTATTTAAGCAGTTTAATGAAGCTGAACAAACATGTATTTCTTTAATAGAAAAAAAACTACCATTAGCAGCATATGATGTTTGCACGAAA contains these protein-coding regions:
- the gap gene encoding type I glyceraldehyde-3-phosphate dehydrogenase, yielding MKIGINGLGRIGRCLIRAIYENELLYKHKIELSALNGSTSPETHAHLIQYDSVHGKFPHNVTSEEGYIIINDKKIPLSTEKEPKSIPWEKHNVDIVLECTGKFNKKSLAEQHINSTVKKVLVSAPMQDSDATIVYGVNNEMLKKEHNIISAGSCTTNCIAPILKIMNDTIGINNGFMTTIHSYTNDQNLVDNNHKDVRRARACMMSIIPTTTGATKTIDLIIPELKGKLNGTAVRVPTANVSMVDLVFNSIKSTTANEINDIIKNSSQNSKVINITDKKLVSIDFCHSTYSSIVDADETYVTNNNLCRIAAWYDNEWAFAMRMLDIVLLLSENHI
- the elbB gene encoding isoprenoid biosynthesis glyoxalase ElbB — its product is MALNSAVILAGCGHMDGSEIREAVLVMLELDRHNVNFKCFAPNKNQKQVVDHKKKESVGEVRNILVESARIARGSVYDIEQIRVEEFDMLVIPGGYGVAKNFSNLFDEDKENDYILPEFKNAVREFYNAKKPIGAVCISPAVVVALLKDIAKVKVTIGEDSNGLIDKMGGVHVDCPTIKSVKDDVNRIFSCSAYMRNDSLYNVYLGIQDMISSMVNYLKSK
- a CDS encoding pyrroline-5-carboxylate reductase family protein gives rise to the protein MNILLIGCGNLGSILLNKWSHSDQISKVTVVQPSLSKKDTFNNITKVVFVKSHEEVDKDFIPQIVVIAIKPQLVSDVMPNYRIYSESASFISLCAGIDINFLKTCLSPTATIIRVMPNIAMSLGKSVNLSYIEEELPHEKQKVSTIFNNTGLIYWIQKEDIFDKLSPITGSGPAYFFSLAEELVKNTIAAGINEEDAIKLVSQTFIGSAKLLETRQNTISHLISSITSRGGITQAALQVLNLHLPQTISSCLKAAMERLLYLKGLDKNK
- the dnaX gene encoding DNA polymerase III subunit gamma/tau produces the protein MSFALKYRPSNFKDLIGQEVLVRVLHNAFHLNKIPESILLTGISGVGKTTAARIISMCLNCISGPTSDPCNTCQNCISIKNFNHPDVIEIDAASNTSIEDVKVILENSRYMPISSKFKVYIIDEVHMLSNSAFNALLKVLEEPAPYVKFILATTEVKKIPVTIISRCQRFDFQRISTDKLVDHLKVVAKKENVSFDEESIKLIAYNADGSIRNALSLLEQAAIYSNKILSENITKEMLGYVSRHTLLEIIEPLIIGNATEALNKFEEACNSYNSVIILDNMLQIIYEICYFSITKKDNSTSDNSIITYIKNEKILSPTFLSRLWQMLFKGIQEVKSSSCIKQAANMLIIRLCYLSSLPSPKQIIDKIQGKINNTSDINRKALLELLKSNNMQDLYNQIYESESEVKNYKDEALNIETNQALSKDFHEDSLNFFNNSTNKKCNVPIEQNFDINKSSNPCYNQHLDPTVCNILQEFDGAKVINIENIKKNNNKE
- a CDS encoding YbaB/EbfC family nucleoid-associated protein, with translation MYSSDQLSNLQEMIKKKFSDFQEHQKSQIFEGSSLGGKVSVKISVSNMVSYQVVEVKLDPSLLQEKAILIEDLIKAALNDALKKSSDYNKNLVGSLLSFGI
- a CDS encoding aspartate-semialdehyde dehydrogenase, yielding MSYKIAVVGATGNVGRVILNILASRSFPAKEVVALASKKSIGKKLSYGDEVLESQDLDSYNFTNTDIAIFSAGSSISQQYARTAANKGCIIIDNTSLFRMEDEIPLVVPEINPEDIAQYYKHNIIANPNCSTIQMLLALNPLHKISKIKRVVVSTYQSVSGAGKSAMDELYSQTKGTFMNQNIAPKQFTKRIAFNCIPHIDVFMEDGSTKEEWKMAVETKKILDNNIEVSATCVRVPVFVSHSESLNVEFLSEISEEEAYEALENAPGVIILDRREDGGYATPLDSVHEDEVYVSRLRKDNTVKHGLNMWLVSDNLRKGAALNAVQIAEILVNDYL
- the metK gene encoding methionine adenosyltransferase; protein product: MFYYKNCLSDHIITSESVSNGHPDKVADQISDAILDYYISLNPLVHTAIETLVTKNKVIISGEICGVSINKFDIECIARQVIKEIGYEQDGFHWKYVVIEILIHEQSPDIVVGVSSGEKQGAGDQGIVYGYAINETETFMPASIFYSHLILKNIISAVKNCEIPNLGPDAKTQITLLYKNNVPVRASNIVLSIQHSEDLSKSQIRDIVYPYVKESLPEGWMCPDSDFLVNPAGRFVVGGPVGDCGLTGRKIMIDTYGGHVPHGGGAFSGKDPSKIDRSAAYMARYLARNVVSAKLADQCLVQLSYAIGVSYPISFYVNTFGTGFVDDDIIKNFIQDNIDLSPYGICKHLVLLNPIYRITSCYGHFGRIPDENGSFSWEREDLALKLKNEFHI
- a CDS encoding FAD-dependent monooxygenase, whose amino-acid sequence is MNNSKYYDVVISGAGINGMITAIALSQLSISTALIDKNKILLSIPKDRVFALSRRSQEILDKFNIWNNIKEHCPILDILIKDEDSSIFTHYDHKSISDNPMGYIVESKFLCDAFKKHIKKINLYSECTYKSVNITNDLVRIELTDNTILLTSLLISAEGKNSTLRQIFDIPSINHDYSQSSIICNIKHTNHHNNLAIEHFFHGGPFAILPMYDGYRSSVVWTNKTQISEMLMKLKKQDFMAELEKKCAPYVNDIKLDSEIKCFPLHLMFAKHLYKNRFALIGDAAHSIHPIAGQGLNLGIRDIDKLVNHIKSAKQYGIDIGSNYVLKNFSYDRYFDNSSMAILTTLIDGIFTKKSCTAKIARRFGLFIVQNSKSIKNYMIKHAMGIGKFN
- a CDS encoding glycine--tRNA ligase subunit alpha, giving the protein MNFQSIIRNLQSYWEDYGCTIFQPYTSELGAATLHPATSMTAISKKPSKLAYVQPVIRPCDGRYGDNPNRLYQHHQYQVLIKPSNTDLQSDYLKSLERIGISIKTHDIKFIEDDWENPSIGAWGLGWEVTCNGMEITQFTYMQQVGGIECSLVPGEIAYGLERIAMIIQNVDNIYKILWDDNGTTYGDVFKQREYEFSKLALDYYDVDILFKQFNEAEQTCISLIEKKLPLAAYDVCTKASHILNLLESRGVIGVNERASYILRVRKLANLCCSLYTQCH